The DNA window GACGAAAGCGCCTCCGGGGTTTTTTCCCTAAGAACGGGGACGTTCCTGAGAACTCGCCCTCCTCGCGGCGGGGAAACACGCTCTGCCGCCCCGCCTGTCCGTCCCCTGTTTCCGCCTGTATAGCCTGATCGGTTCCGGGCCGGAGGCGAGTCGAGTCACTAATGCGAAAGCCAGTTCACGGTCCGCAAGCCTCGGATACGGCGGAATTCGCGAATATTGGCCGTGACCAGCGTTGCGCCGAGGCTGAGGGCATGGGCGCCGATGAGAAGATCCATCGATCCGATCGGGGTTCCCGCTTTTTCCAGGGCGGCCCGGATTTCGCCATAAGCCATGGCTGCGGACTCGTCGAAAGGAACGATTTCGAACGGTACCAGGAACCCCGCCAGCGCCTGCCTGTTTTTTCCCGGATCGCCGCTCTTGGCGACCCCGAACCAGAGTTCGGCTGTCGTGATCGAGGAAAGTCCGACGTCACCCGGCTGGCGCTTTGTCAGACGCGCGATAAGCCTCGGCGGCTTGCGCCGGATCAACTCGATGCAGCCATCCGTGTCCAGGAGGTATTTCATCCCGGCAGACCCTTCCGGCGCTGCGCGGGCGGTTGCGCCCGGTCTTGCATGAAGTCGGGCGTGAAGAGGGAAAGACTTTCCACGAGCCCGTCCCACGATCCCGATGGCGGGATCAGAAGAACGACCTTTCCCGATTTTTTCACGAAAACATAATCGCCTTCGAACCGCATTTCGCGCGGCAATCGGACCGCCTGGCTTTGTCCGTTCCGGAAGAGTTTCGCGCTTTTCATGGCCGACCTCGAATATATATTATGAATATATACTGCAGGATTCCAACCCGCTTGTCACGCAAATATCCCGGGCGGAAAACAGGGGCGCCTCCCCGCTTTTTTCCCCCTGTTTCCGCCTGTATAGCCCGATCGGTTCGGCCTGGGCGATGACCTTCGCCAGCTCCTTTTCCGATGATCCCGGGTAAGAACGGGGACGTTCCTAAGAACTTGCCTGGGCGGGGACATTCCTCCAACCGTACTACCTACAACCTCGAGGAGTGCCCCCTACCCGATCTTCCGCAACAATCCGTCGGCGAAAACGGGGTACGAGCTCCGGAGTGCGGGGATCTGGGCGCGCAGCAGCGCCACGTCGACCGGGGAAGGGGAGGGGGTGGAAGACGCCGTCTCCGGGGAGAGGGGAAAACCCGTCTCCTTCTGCGCCTCCCCGTGCGTCACGCCGGGATGGAGGGACGAAAGACGCCACTCGGCCGCGGCGCCGTCGTACTCCATCGTGCAGAGGGGGGTGATGAGCTTCGTGGCCCCTCCCCGACGCCACGGGTAGTGCGGGGTGCTCGCAGCGGACGTGACGAAGTCGCACTTCTCCACGAACACGCGGGGGGAGTGGGCGAGCGTGAAAAGCACCACCCGGCGCGTCATGTAGTAGAGCATTGCCGACCCCGCTCCACCGGGCAGCCGGATCCGGGGGGATCGGTACTCCCCGATACAGGTCAGATTGATGTTCCCCTTTCGGTCGATCTGCGCGCCCGAGAGGAAGAACAGGTCGAGCTTCCCCCGCTGCGCCATATCGAACAACTCCCGGGAGCCGTCGGTGACGGGGGTGTCCTCCGATCCGAAGAGGAGGAATTTTCCGTGGCTTGCGTGACGGGCCCTTGCATGAAGCACCCCCAGGAGGGGGACGGGGGAAAGAGTTCCCACCGCCGTCCGCTCGTAGTCGCGGACCTCTTGGGAGATCCGGAACGCCAGGAATTCCTCCGGGGTGAATCCGTCGAGGACGAGGGGCACGGCGCTTCAGACCGCTTTCCCGCAGGCAAGACCGAGGTACTCCTCCTCGGTCTTGCCGAAAACGAAACGGGAAAGATAACGGAAGAACCCGTCCTCGGTCTTTGCCG is part of the Candidatus Deferrimicrobiaceae bacterium genome and encodes:
- a CDS encoding CoA-transferase produces the protein MPLVLDGFTPEEFLAFRISQEVRDYERTAVGTLSPVPLLGVLHARARHASHGKFLLFGSEDTPVTDGSRELFDMAQRGKLDLFFLSGAQIDRKGNINLTCIGEYRSPRIRLPGGAGSAMLYYMTRRVVLFTLAHSPRVFVEKCDFVTSAASTPHYPWRRGGATKLITPLCTMEYDGAAAEWRLSSLHPGVTHGEAQKETGFPLSPETASSTPSPSPVDVALLRAQIPALRSSYPVFADGLLRKIG
- a CDS encoding type II toxin-antitoxin system VapC family toxin, which codes for MKYLLDTDGCIELIRRKPPRLIARLTKRQPGDVGLSSITTAELWFGVAKSGDPGKNRQALAGFLVPFEIVPFDESAAMAYGEIRAALEKAGTPIGSMDLLIGAHALSLGATLVTANIREFRRIRGLRTVNWLSH
- the vapB gene encoding type II toxin-antitoxin system VapB family antitoxin gives rise to the protein MKSAKLFRNGQSQAVRLPREMRFEGDYVFVKKSGKVVLLIPPSGSWDGLVESLSLFTPDFMQDRAQPPAQRRKGLPG